The Nerophis ophidion isolate RoL-2023_Sa linkage group LG21, RoL_Noph_v1.0, whole genome shotgun sequence region tgattttgattcaatattatgttttgagcaatgaccgtttgaaagaaaaaaaaaacagctttattagtcaacgttgcaactttttctaaattacatttagcctttaagcttttttatttcacttttgtttatgtttttgtttattttaatagagTTTtttgaatgtgccgtgggcctttaaaaaaatagctttgggccgcaaatggcctccggggcacacttttgacacccctgctatagataataaaaaataaaatctgaactctatgggtaaaaagcagagcctggcgacgcatgcgcatttatcataactgtCTCTGCCCCTCACTCACGAATGTTGCGCGGCaccacttttgttttgtttttaaccccttcttaaccctgaacgtacattgaaaatacacgcaaccgtaacttaaaatgccggacatttaaggcatttaagaaagtccccgcaaaagaggacatgtccagtgaaaagaggaggtatggtcagtctatcgtagctctgtcgctgctagcatgccgtatgttttttttttttttgattgattgatagaaacttttattagtagattgcacagtacagtacatattccgtacatttgaccactaaatggtaacacccgaataagtttttcaacttgtttaagtcggggtccacgtaaataaaTTCATGGTGCcttggtgtgcattgtttacacaacgtgcgttgcgctacttaatatgtctgtgtcgttcggtacacttccgaaccgaaccgaaatccccataccgaaacggttcaatacaaacacacgtaccgttacacccctactgtataGATAAATGGATTGCACTTTATCTTATGCACCCACGTTTATGGAtttatgttgtattgtctttatattccagccagttaatccattcTTGGGGGGAATtgaaggggattattatgatgcgttcaagagtcttactgGCGCCTATTGGTTAGTTGGCCATAATCTCTTTATGCTCGACTGTGAAGAATGTGATGTCAGTCATACTATTTGTTCATGTAAATGTGAAAAGTGTGTTATGGAAAAAGAATAGAGAGGATcaaaaatcatcaatcaatgatgAATGTGTCCATTGTAGTCTATCCCTTACATCTGTGGCAATATTAGTTTGAGATAATCATCTTTTTCCAGCCCTCAAAAGATTCCACAATCCCACACTGGATGAGAAAAGAGAGTTTTTGTTCGCTGCTGCCATTAAATGCCACAGAGACTAAGAAGACCTGTTTGTGAATCTCTCCTTTCAGTGGCTGCATGACTGTGGTCTTTCTTTGGTGTCACTTTCACAGCAGCACATGTGACCCTGTGTACCTTGTATCTCTTCTTGCAGCCTGGCACCGGGCACGCAAAGGGCTTGTCCTCGCCTCCGTTCATGCACATGGAGCTGAGGATGGACTCGGAGCTGATGGCGCTTTCTGTGGTCCAGGACTCGTCGCTGTCCGACTCCTCGTAGTCCACCTCCTCCTCGTCATATTCGCTGCCTGGGGCCCGAatggagggggggaaaaaaacatttaaaatgacaaaatatgttgtttttttatttgattgaTACCAATAGTGCTTGGTTTGTTGGCTGAATAATGTGTGTGACTGTGGAGCACATGCTCACACACTCCAGCACCTTGTGCGTGCCTGGGAGTCAGAGTGCAGGGATTGCCGCTGGGGAGGAGATCATTAAGTGGGAGTGATCCCCATTGCTCAGCGTGGAAAAATACCCAAGAGAATAGTttccacacgcacgcacgcatacacacacacacacacacacacacacacccacacacacacacacacacacacacacacacacacacacacacacacaggcccccCCACAATCACACAGGAAATGCTGCAGCTCAGCATGAGGAAATGCAGGGTACCCTGGCACATgtcggagtgtgtgtgtgtgtgtgtgtgtgtgtgtgtgtgtgtgtgtgtgtgtgtgtgtgtgtgtgtgtgtgtgtgtgtgtgtgtgtgtgcgtgcgtgcgcatgcgtgcgtgtgtaaaAAAGTGCAGACTTAACACTACGTTTGCAACCATTTGGGCTGGTTTTGGACATCTGCTTCTGAGctgcgcacacacatacacacacgcacacacccacacacacacacacaccatgtgaaCACACAGCGTGGCAGCTGCTATGTAATTAGCAGAGTGTTGACTGGTCTGCTCACTGCAGGAGCCTAcatatctcacacacacacacacaaacaaacacacacacacacacacacacacacaaatatggaaAGGGGGCTCAGCCGAACATTTTCTTGGAAGACAAGATGGAATAGTCCCACGATAaaagtgaaacaaaaacaaacacacacacacggattgtTCAGTCAAAATATCCACTTCGACAACAAAATGCCCCCTGGATTAAAGCAGTGCTGCAGAAACAGAAAAATAAATACGCACACGCagacagaaaaaaaattaaagcggTGGCACACAAATAGAGATGaatgcaaacacacacagttGACAGTGGTGTGGTCTCCTTTCCTTTCCTTGACAAAGGAAGTGAGACAGGAAGTGAATGCACGTGTCATCCATCACGCATTCCGACACACGTTCACACACCTGTCGTACCTGTCGGTGTGCTGCTGCGGAAGGAGGACGAGGGGGTAATGGGGGGCGTGACGGGCGGCGTCAGGTTGCCGCTGGTGTGGCGAGGGGGCGTGGCCGTGCTGTTCCTGGACACGGCGCCTGTGATGGACAGCGACAGTTTGGGCGCGGCCTTCTTCTTCATGGTCTCCTGCTCGCGGCGCGCCGCGTCCGTCATGAACCTGGTGAGGATGAAGGTCGGTCAAACAAAGTCGCCTGAAATAACCAAACACAGttttacagtgttttgtatattgtttcaAGCTGCCGTTTATTGTGCTTTTGAAATGTAGTCTATAAGGTAAGAGAGGGGAAGTGCTTACGGAATGAGCACTTTCACATTCACCCGCACTACTtcggcaaaagtattgggacaccttgCTGTgaaagtagcagtagagtggaaaaacaagttgactttatttgcGTATTTGTGTTTcactgtatccattaaaccatatccaatctTATTTACAAtacgcaaagtatgtgaaaatataaTCTAAATATCACAATATGCCACAGATTAATAAATCAGTCATTTTGAATATTCTGCTCCGAACACCTTTAGTAATTTCCGTAGATTCTTCGCCACCgtagtaacgcttctgcactctgatcatattattaggtcagtcattctggaaatatgcaaaaattggaaagagatgtccatccatccattttctaccgcttattccctttttggggtcgcggggggcgctggcgcctatctcagctacaatcgggcggaaggcggggtacaccctggacaagtcgccacctcatcgcagggccaacacagataaacagacaacattcacactcacattcacacactagggccaatttagtgttgccaatcaacctatccccaggtgcatgtctttggaagtgggaggaagccggagtacccggagggaacccacgcattcacggggagaacatgcaaactccacacagaaagatccagagcctggatttgaacccaggactgcaggaccttcgtattgtgaggcagacacactaacccctctgccaccgtgaagcccggaaaGAGATGTGCtttttattattcacaatccttatacaAGACATGAACATATGCTTAGacttttgtatgcattctaaatcataaataaatagctaacaattgagtcaacagatcgagggtcctcattatactctaaaaaaggtgtggtgcagtggaagagtggccgtgcgcaacccgatggtccctggttcaatccccacctagtacaaacctcattacatccgttgtgtcctgagcaagtcacttcaccctttcacccttgctcctgatggattctggttagccccttgcatggcagctccctccatcagtgtgtgaatgtgtgtgtgaaaggataaatgtggaagtagtgtcaaagcgctttgagtaccttgaaggtagaaaagcgctatacaagtacaacccatttatttatttattataattataaaaacatccagaaagcgcCAACAATCCTCCATTTAAATGTGGTGACCTggaaattaaccaaatatgagtgatattgttataagcGCCAACGCAGACGGACTATTGATATTGCTGATAGTATTATTATGTCAGACCATTGATAGCAGTAAGCTAATGTtagcttacgctgctattgttgacacaccaagttggcggctgcttctgcttggtctcaaactagctaaaagtaaattctagattataattcatgcctCTTTCACCCGCTCGTACACCAATGTGGCCATGGACTGAAAGGCTGTTCCACTTTCACATCCCCCGAGATGGCCAAAAAGATGTAGTTGCGGCAACTTTTTTTAACCCTTCATGAGGATCGcaattgaatcttcatctaaacggaattatgtgagcgtcccgtcgGTTGGCATCCCAGCTacagtggaaatattacagtaagtgtttgttttattatggttagtttgtacgTTTAGCGCCTAGCAATGCTACTAATGATATAGTGTTACAATAAAGCTACATCCTCTGAGCACTCAGCCTCTAAAactggatcataatttgtcctaaagtaatcgttgttcgctctcacaaagtctgcatgattagcattgttgttgatggg contains the following coding sequences:
- the LOC133540006 gene encoding juxtaposed with another zinc finger protein 1 produces the protein MTGIAAASFFSNSCRFGGCGLQFESLAELIVHIEDNHIDTDPRVLEKQEQQQPTYLALSYINRFMTDAARREQETMKKKAAPKLSLSITGAVSRNSTATPPRHTSGNLTPPVTPPITPSSSFRSSTPTGSEYDEEEVDYEESDSDESWTTESAISSESILSSMCMNGGEDKPFACPVPGCKKRYKNVNGIKYHAKNGHRTQIRVRKPFKCRCGKSYKTSQGLRHHTINFHPPVSADILRKIQG